A region from the Criblamydia sequanensis CRIB-18 genome encodes:
- a CDS encoding GNAT family N-acetyltransferase yields the protein MPLSIIREMQEEDIKSLVDNFCFPWSSLQATNHKWQQYYKEHQNQMRTVYLLEYEGEIIGYGSLLHASDYSYFEEAKIPEINDVWISEKWRRKGFGKKLILYIENEARKKGYPEIGLGVGLYADYGNAQKLYFQLGYKANGKGITYKTIPVIPGEKYAVDDDLVLWLTKVL from the coding sequence ATGCCTCTATCTATTATTCGTGAAATGCAAGAAGAAGATATAAAATCTTTAGTTGACAATTTTTGTTTCCCCTGGAGTTCTCTTCAAGCAACCAATCATAAATGGCAGCAATACTATAAAGAGCATCAAAATCAAATGCGTACGGTGTATCTTTTAGAATATGAAGGGGAAATAATTGGGTATGGGAGTCTCCTTCATGCATCGGATTATTCGTATTTTGAAGAGGCTAAGATTCCGGAAATAAACGATGTTTGGATTTCTGAAAAATGGCGTAGGAAAGGTTTTGGCAAAAAACTAATTCTTTATATTGAAAATGAGGCGCGAAAAAAAGGGTACCCCGAGATCGGCCTGGGTGTTGGGCTCTATGCTGATTATGGAAATGCTCAAAAACTATACTTTCAACTAGGCTATAAGGCAAATGGCAAAGGGATAACCTATAAAACCATTCCGGTTATTCCTGGAGAGAAGTACGCTGTTGACGATGATCTTGTGCTTTGGCTTACAAAAGTTCTTTAA
- a CDS encoding arylsulfatase: MKQFIFSGLKSLIFLFFLIFVGQTTAQDQNSRSPNRPSSNKKPNILVIMGDDVGWFNIGAYHRGIMSGKTPNLDRLAKEGMLFTDYYAEASCTAGRANFITGELPIRTGLTTVGQAGADVGIPKEACTIATALKELGYATAQFGKNHLGDLNKFLPTVHGFDEYFGYLYHLDAMSDPYWFDYPEDWIDKTGPRNLIHSWATDFDDPTEQPRWGRIGKQKIQDEGPLAPFPNMKDRQNWQEGRKAKYDMETFDEVLVEASKGFMDKAKQEGKPFFLWHNTTRMHVFTYLSPKYQALMNSKTNYNVEEAGMAQLDDSVGALLKHLEDIGEADNTIVIFTTDNGAEVFTWPDGGMTPFRATKGTVFEGGFRVPCIVRWPGHVKPGSIENGIFSGLDWFPTLLAAAGNPDITKQLLDGVQLGDRSYKNHLDGYNQISLLNGKGPSARHEIFYFGGAQLGAIRIDDFKFQFFQQPWGWPGEKIVTDMPTIVNLRQDPFERTPSVRGESINHMAGGYMNDFFAREFWRFVVVQKAVERLAATALEYPPMQDPASFNLSAVKTKIDEMMKSHEGK; the protein is encoded by the coding sequence ATGAAGCAGTTCATCTTTAGCGGTTTAAAAAGTTTGATCTTTTTGTTTTTTTTGATCTTCGTAGGGCAAACAACCGCTCAAGATCAAAATTCTAGATCCCCCAATAGGCCAAGCAGCAATAAAAAGCCCAATATCCTTGTCATCATGGGAGATGATGTGGGTTGGTTTAATATCGGTGCTTATCATAGAGGGATTATGTCCGGAAAGACCCCTAATCTCGATAGACTCGCCAAGGAAGGGATGCTGTTCACAGACTACTATGCAGAGGCTAGTTGCACGGCGGGGCGTGCTAATTTTATCACAGGCGAGCTTCCCATTAGAACAGGTTTGACAACAGTCGGTCAAGCTGGGGCGGATGTCGGAATCCCAAAAGAGGCCTGTACAATTGCAACGGCTTTAAAGGAGCTTGGTTATGCTACCGCTCAATTTGGAAAAAACCATTTAGGTGATTTAAATAAATTTTTGCCAACCGTTCATGGATTTGATGAGTATTTTGGATACCTCTATCATTTGGATGCTATGTCAGACCCCTATTGGTTTGATTATCCCGAAGATTGGATTGATAAAACCGGCCCGAGAAATCTTATTCATTCATGGGCAACTGATTTTGATGACCCAACAGAACAACCTAGATGGGGAAGAATCGGAAAGCAAAAAATCCAAGATGAAGGGCCCCTAGCCCCCTTTCCCAACATGAAAGATAGACAAAATTGGCAGGAGGGTCGAAAAGCAAAGTATGATATGGAGACCTTTGATGAAGTTCTAGTCGAAGCTTCGAAAGGGTTTATGGATAAGGCAAAACAAGAGGGTAAGCCTTTTTTCCTTTGGCATAACACCACAAGAATGCATGTTTTTACCTATCTTTCTCCTAAATATCAAGCTCTCATGAATTCTAAAACAAACTATAATGTTGAAGAAGCCGGAATGGCCCAATTAGACGATTCTGTGGGTGCGCTTTTAAAGCACTTAGAGGATATTGGCGAAGCGGACAATACGATTGTTATTTTTACAACAGATAATGGAGCTGAAGTCTTTACTTGGCCAGACGGGGGCATGACTCCTTTTAGAGCTACAAAAGGGACAGTTTTTGAAGGCGGCTTTAGAGTCCCTTGCATCGTTAGATGGCCGGGCCATGTAAAACCGGGTTCTATTGAAAACGGGATTTTTTCAGGCTTGGACTGGTTTCCAACTTTACTTGCAGCAGCCGGGAACCCAGATATTACTAAGCAATTGCTAGATGGGGTTCAACTTGGTGATCGATCTTATAAAAACCACCTTGACGGGTATAATCAGATAAGCCTGCTTAACGGAAAAGGCCCTTCTGCAAGGCATGAAATCTTCTATTTTGGAGGAGCCCAACTTGGCGCCATCAGAATTGATGATTTTAAATTCCAATTCTTTCAGCAGCCTTGGGGCTGGCCCGGCGAGAAAATCGTAACCGATATGCCGACCATTGTGAATTTACGACAGGATCCGTTTGAAAGAACGCCGTCCGTTCGAGGTGAAAGCATCAACCATATGGCCGGGGGCTACATGAATGACTTTTTTGCTCGTGAATTTTGGCGTTTTGTAGTAGTTCAAAAAGCGGTTGAGCGACTAGCCGCTACGGCCCTTGAGTACCCTCCCATGCAAGATCCCGCCTCTTTCAATCTCTCTGCTGTAAAAACAAAAATTGATGAGATGATGAAATCGCATGAGGGAAAATAG
- a CDS encoding protein kinase family protein gives MNKIILFLTTLIFSFKLDADDRWFRYESLSKSLEALSEDDLLSLLKQGTPLESSWGSTLRIEFNGIPIFVKLISLNEVEGNEENLNSTRNVFKIPLYYQYGVGSSGFNVWREVAANEKATEWVLAGKTINFPMLYHYRIIKNFKERKPLGEEEFQKEVAYWGNSKEIGDRIIANERAESNVVLFSEYIPEKLKTWLHKELKKGNRAIDKAIAMVEKELQETTLYLKNEGMIHFDAHFHNILTDGEHLYFSDFGLALSSEFDLSEEEVQFFNLHKDYDRYFVLASLANWIVANTFGKEGMEEVMKVYAEDRIPEFRPDSLTPFLESILKRNAALTFKMGQFFNSLIKETKETPYPSVDLENELF, from the coding sequence ATGAATAAAATAATTCTTTTCTTAACAACCCTTATATTTAGCTTTAAGTTAGATGCCGATGATCGTTGGTTTCGCTATGAGAGTCTCTCCAAATCCTTAGAAGCGCTTAGTGAGGATGATCTTTTGAGCCTCCTTAAGCAAGGGACTCCCTTGGAGTCGAGTTGGGGATCCACTTTAAGAATAGAATTTAACGGTATTCCAATATTTGTAAAACTAATCTCTCTAAACGAAGTTGAAGGAAATGAAGAGAACTTAAATTCGACTAGGAATGTCTTTAAGATCCCCCTTTACTATCAATACGGTGTGGGCTCTTCTGGTTTTAATGTCTGGCGGGAAGTTGCTGCAAATGAAAAAGCAACAGAATGGGTTCTTGCTGGAAAAACTATAAATTTCCCAATGCTATATCACTATCGTATTATTAAAAATTTTAAGGAAAGAAAACCTCTTGGAGAAGAAGAGTTTCAAAAAGAGGTTGCTTATTGGGGTAACTCAAAAGAGATTGGCGATAGAATTATAGCTAACGAGCGGGCTGAAAGCAATGTGGTTCTTTTCTCTGAGTATATCCCGGAAAAGCTAAAAACCTGGCTTCATAAAGAGCTTAAGAAGGGAAATAGGGCTATTGACAAAGCCATTGCTATGGTAGAGAAAGAACTTCAAGAAACCACCCTCTATTTAAAAAACGAAGGAATGATTCACTTTGATGCCCATTTCCATAATATTTTAACCGACGGCGAGCATCTGTATTTTTCAGACTTTGGCCTTGCACTAAGTTCTGAATTTGATCTTTCAGAGGAAGAAGTTCAGTTTTTTAACCTTCATAAAGATTATGATCGCTACTTTGTTCTAGCAAGCCTTGCAAATTGGATTGTAGCAAATACCTTTGGAAAAGAAGGCATGGAAGAGGTTATGAAAGTTTATGCTGAAGACAGAATCCCTGAATTTAGACCCGATTCTTTAACGCCTTTTCTCGAATCCATCTTAAAAAGAAATGCGGCACTAACATTCAAGATGGGTCAATTTTTTAATAGTTTAATAAAAGAAACAAAAGAAACCCCTTATCCAAGCGTTGATCTTGAAAATGAGCTTTTTTAA
- a CDS encoding SDR family oxidoreductase, which translates to MKIVVIGGTGLIGSKLVRNLKRLGHEVIAASPSTGVNTLTGEGLKEALKGANVVVDVSNSPSFEENEVLKFFEVSTINLIDEEKQAGVSHHVALSVVGTDLLPDSGYFRAKLAQENLIKASKIPYTIVRATQFFEFLKSIAESGISENSIHLPSAFIQPIASEDVASALLEVALEKPVNGTLEIAGPERFTLSDLVEEYLKATNDPRTVVHDNNAPYYGAKLSQNTLVPQKKANLGAINFKNWLKAYKMSQKED; encoded by the coding sequence ATGAAAATCGTGGTTATTGGTGGAACCGGGCTTATAGGGTCTAAGCTTGTCCGCAATTTAAAAAGATTGGGACACGAGGTTATCGCCGCCTCTCCCTCTACCGGTGTGAATACCCTTACAGGCGAAGGTCTAAAAGAGGCCCTTAAAGGGGCAAATGTAGTCGTCGATGTTTCCAATTCACCCTCCTTTGAAGAAAATGAGGTTTTAAAATTTTTTGAGGTTTCAACAATAAACCTTATTGATGAAGAGAAACAAGCGGGGGTTTCCCATCACGTGGCCCTTTCAGTTGTAGGGACAGACCTTCTCCCGGATAGCGGCTACTTTAGGGCGAAGCTTGCTCAAGAGAACCTTATCAAAGCATCCAAGATCCCCTATACTATTGTTAGGGCCACTCAATTTTTTGAATTTTTAAAAAGCATTGCAGAGTCAGGTATCAGCGAAAATAGCATTCATTTACCCTCTGCTTTCATTCAACCTATAGCCTCTGAAGATGTCGCGTCCGCTTTGCTTGAAGTAGCGCTTGAAAAACCTGTCAATGGCACCCTTGAAATCGCCGGGCCCGAACGCTTCACCTTGTCGGATCTTGTAGAAGAGTATTTGAAAGCCACAAATGACCCTCGGACAGTTGTGCATGATAATAATGCACCCTATTATGGAGCGAAGCTTTCTCAAAACACACTTGTGCCACAGAAAAAAGCAAATCTTGGGGCCATAAATTTTAAAAATTGGTTGAAAGCTTATAAAATGAGCCAAAAGGAAGATTAG
- a CDS encoding NUDIX hydrolase — translation MDLNPYSIDARFALAVKPFYMVAYMVKIYDGKSYYLLLRRCGKHLGGNWQMISGGIKEGETAWQASLREINEENGITPDRLYSADALECFYEVSRDAIVMAPAFEAFVDTPSEITLSQSEHDAFIWVTHSEALNYLEFDNQKRIISHLETNFV, via the coding sequence ATGGACCTAAACCCCTATTCGATAGACGCAAGGTTTGCTTTGGCTGTAAAGCCGTTTTACATGGTAGCCTATATGGTGAAAATCTACGATGGAAAATCATATTATTTGCTTTTAAGAAGATGCGGTAAACACCTTGGAGGTAATTGGCAAATGATTTCAGGCGGAATCAAAGAAGGAGAAACCGCTTGGCAAGCATCTCTACGAGAAATAAATGAAGAAAACGGGATTACACCTGATCGATTGTATTCAGCTGATGCTTTGGAATGTTTTTATGAAGTTTCAAGGGATGCTATCGTCATGGCACCGGCTTTTGAAGCTTTTGTCGATACCCCTTCAGAAATTACGCTTTCACAAAGTGAACATGATGCTTTTATATGGGTAACTCATAGCGAGGCCTTAAATTATCTAGAATTTGACAATCAGAAGCGAATTATCTCACATTTAGAGACTAATTTCGTATAA
- a CDS encoding S66 family peptidase, with amino-acid sequence MNKENFIRPPTIKAGDKVAIVSPSSGMPFLFPWVYEQGLNRIRDIFQLEPVEFPTARKSPEYLSQNPEARADDINRAFGDSSIKAIFATIGGNDQVRILPFLNKEVIKENPKIFMGYSDCTNLHLFLWNLGLVSYYGGAVMVQFAMGGGMHDYTVQSIRKALFYPTIGKVFPSPEYSDADLDWSQKDNLNKKRPMYKGEGLFWHNKQNNLIEGRLWGGSLEILDFHLSIRKYLPSQDELEGAILFIETSEEMPSSGFIYRFVAALGELELLKKFKAILVATPKAQFCSQYPPEGREAFISNQKNAIKNALKDYGIHIPIIFNMNFGHTDPQIIIPSGGRIKINCRSETIEFC; translated from the coding sequence ATGAATAAAGAAAATTTTATACGCCCTCCTACTATAAAAGCTGGGGACAAAGTTGCTATTGTTTCACCTTCTTCCGGAATGCCATTTCTTTTTCCTTGGGTGTATGAGCAAGGCTTAAATCGTATTAGAGATATTTTTCAATTAGAGCCGGTGGAATTTCCAACTGCACGTAAAAGCCCTGAATATTTATCTCAAAATCCTGAAGCCCGCGCTGATGACATTAATAGAGCCTTTGGAGACTCATCAATAAAAGCCATCTTTGCGACGATTGGCGGCAATGATCAAGTTAGAATTCTCCCCTTCCTTAATAAAGAGGTGATTAAAGAAAATCCAAAAATTTTTATGGGGTATAGTGATTGCACTAACCTGCATTTATTTTTATGGAATTTAGGACTTGTCTCTTATTATGGAGGGGCTGTTATGGTTCAGTTCGCAATGGGTGGAGGTATGCATGACTATACGGTACAATCAATTAGAAAGGCATTATTCTATCCAACGATTGGAAAAGTTTTTCCCTCTCCTGAATATAGTGACGCTGATTTGGATTGGTCTCAAAAAGACAACCTTAATAAAAAACGACCTATGTATAAGGGAGAAGGATTGTTTTGGCATAACAAGCAAAACAATTTAATTGAAGGAAGACTTTGGGGAGGGTCTCTTGAAATTTTGGATTTCCATCTATCCATCAGAAAATATTTGCCGTCTCAAGATGAATTAGAGGGCGCCATTTTATTTATAGAAACTTCCGAAGAAATGCCTTCTAGCGGTTTTATTTATCGTTTCGTAGCAGCTTTAGGAGAACTGGAGTTGCTAAAGAAGTTTAAAGCCATTCTTGTAGCCACTCCTAAAGCTCAATTCTGTAGTCAGTACCCCCCTGAAGGAAGAGAGGCCTTTATTTCAAATCAAAAAAATGCGATTAAAAATGCGCTTAAGGACTATGGCATACATATTCCTATAATTTTTAACATGAATTTTGGACACACCGATCCTCAAATAATCATTCCTAGTGGAGGAAGGATTAAGATTAACTGCCGATCTGAAACCATAGAATTTTGTTAA
- the mvaD gene encoding diphosphomevalonate decarboxylase: MFKISITPILFFITFALSNLYSDEANPKTSLTHSELDFSRTVYVRAPVNISFIKYWGKRDEVLKLPTKDSFGVSLQEVFTETSISIIEKDKDEIVVFDDEANRQKTIKGIQNYLDLFRSLTGLSHRFRVETKNNFPTASGLASSSSGFSALATGLVKISNLDWPIAKISALARLGSGSAARSVSSGFVRFYRGEKEDGSDSFGETIFEKDHWPDFRLIAVITTKNAKFLSSKESAPILVKNPLYPIWCEVSHNRVDKVVEAVRQKDLKQLGEIMERDWVELQEVLASCTPPICYATDATYQVINQVQSFRSQGIECYFTTHAGPQVQIICLEHDLPIIMAKLQELDGVLGLIASQAGSGSFENCIMVDETL; the protein is encoded by the coding sequence ATGTTTAAAATTTCAATAACGCCAATCCTATTTTTTATTACATTCGCTTTATCAAATTTATATTCAGATGAAGCTAACCCTAAGACCTCTTTAACCCATAGTGAATTAGATTTTTCTAGAACCGTTTACGTTAGAGCCCCTGTAAATATCTCATTTATTAAATACTGGGGCAAAAGAGATGAGGTTTTAAAACTACCTACCAAGGATAGCTTTGGCGTTTCTTTGCAAGAAGTCTTCACAGAAACTTCCATCTCTATTATTGAGAAGGATAAGGATGAGATAGTTGTTTTTGATGATGAAGCGAATAGGCAAAAAACAATAAAAGGCATACAAAACTATTTAGATCTCTTCAGATCATTAACAGGTCTTTCTCATCGCTTTAGAGTGGAAACTAAAAATAATTTTCCAACAGCAAGCGGTCTTGCAAGTAGCTCAAGTGGCTTTTCGGCCCTTGCAACAGGCCTTGTAAAAATCTCAAATCTTGATTGGCCTATAGCTAAAATATCGGCGTTAGCGCGATTAGGATCAGGTTCTGCTGCAAGATCTGTTTCTAGCGGCTTTGTTCGCTTTTATCGCGGTGAAAAAGAAGACGGCTCTGATTCATTTGGCGAAACTATCTTTGAAAAAGATCATTGGCCGGATTTTCGCTTGATTGCCGTCATTACTACCAAAAACGCGAAATTCCTTTCTTCAAAAGAGTCTGCGCCAATATTGGTAAAAAATCCTCTTTACCCCATATGGTGTGAAGTTTCTCATAATCGTGTTGATAAAGTCGTGGAGGCAGTACGTCAAAAAGACCTAAAACAGCTCGGAGAAATAATGGAACGGGATTGGGTTGAACTTCAAGAGGTCCTTGCTAGCTGCACGCCGCCTATTTGTTATGCAACGGATGCTACCTATCAAGTCATTAACCAAGTGCAATCCTTCAGAAGCCAAGGAATAGAATGTTATTTTACAACTCACGCAGGCCCCCAAGTGCAGATTATCTGTCTCGAGCATGACCTACCCATAATCATGGCAAAGCTGCAAGAACTTGATGGCGTGCTTGGGTTAATTGCTAGCCAAGCAGGCTCCGGCTCCTTTGAAAATTGTATTATGGTGGATGAGACGCTCTAA
- a CDS encoding HipA domain-containing protein translates to MNRFPITYELSNDLYSPKGLRLLSTSLKNLKKFPYTPIEQIQKAVQYASKLSIQGVQPKLSVALNVKEEEFKIVEKGRRFILKPPHHLYEEVPQNEDLTMRLAKAVEIEIPFHGLIYNIDNSLSYIIKRVDRSGNQKIAVEDFSQLLGYSRDTKYEASMEKVILVIEKHCTFPVLEKLKLFRLVIFNFIIGNDDMHLKNFSLIRRENKVELTPAYDLLNTSIIMKTEEEIALPIRGKKSRLNRKDLVEYFGMERLGLSKKILEEEILRFKKSQEEWKTLIAESFLSLRMQTQYKNLIESRWVTLDK, encoded by the coding sequence ATGAACCGCTTTCCAATTACTTATGAGCTCTCAAACGATCTTTATTCACCTAAGGGACTTCGGCTTTTATCAACCTCTTTAAAAAATTTAAAAAAATTTCCTTACACACCAATTGAACAAATACAGAAGGCTGTACAGTATGCCTCTAAACTATCCATCCAAGGGGTTCAACCCAAGTTGAGCGTTGCTTTAAACGTAAAGGAAGAAGAATTTAAAATTGTGGAAAAAGGTAGACGATTCATTTTAAAACCACCTCATCATTTATATGAGGAAGTTCCTCAAAATGAAGATCTGACGATGAGACTTGCTAAAGCTGTTGAAATTGAAATTCCCTTTCATGGGCTAATCTACAATATAGATAATTCTTTAAGCTACATAATTAAAAGGGTTGATCGATCAGGAAACCAAAAAATTGCTGTGGAGGATTTTTCTCAACTTTTAGGATATAGCAGAGACACCAAGTATGAAGCCAGCATGGAGAAGGTTATTTTAGTTATTGAAAAACATTGCACTTTTCCTGTTTTAGAAAAATTGAAATTATTTCGGCTTGTAATCTTTAACTTCATTATTGGTAATGACGATATGCATTTGAAAAATTTCTCGTTAATAAGACGAGAAAATAAAGTAGAATTAACCCCTGCTTACGATCTCTTAAATACCTCAATTATCATGAAAACTGAAGAAGAGATCGCTTTACCGATCCGAGGTAAAAAAAGCAGATTAAACCGAAAAGATCTAGTGGAATATTTTGGAATGGAGAGACTGGGACTTTCTAAAAAAATTCTAGAAGAGGAAATTTTAAGATTTAAGAAATCACAAGAAGAATGGAAAACTTTAATTGCGGAGAGCTTTCTTTCTTTAAGAATGCAAACGCAATATAAGAACCTTATTGAATCAAGATGGGTTACTTTAGATAAGTAG
- a CDS encoding HipA N-terminal domain-containing protein, translated as MPTTKQVYEYDKFPPFFEGLLPEGMMLEGLLRHAKLDRDDLIGQLITVGKDLVGNVTVEAFE; from the coding sequence ATGCCGACCACAAAGCAAGTCTATGAATATGACAAATTTCCGCCGTTCTTTGAGGGACTGCTACCCGAAGGTATGATGCTAGAAGGACTATTAAGACACGCTAAGCTTGATCGTGATGATTTGATAGGCCAACTCATTACAGTCGGCAAAGATCTTGTCGGAAATGTGACAGTTGAGGCATTTGAATGA
- a CDS encoding helix-turn-helix domain-containing protein, whose product MLSLVNLDLIASIVRFHRKKSGLSQTQLAKLAGLGKTVIFDIENGKLSIRLDTLLKVFKVLNLEIKFQGPLMALFEESLNEKS is encoded by the coding sequence GTGTTGAGCCTCGTGAATTTAGACCTTATTGCCTCCATTGTTCGGTTTCACCGGAAGAAAAGCGGATTGTCGCAGACTCAACTTGCAAAGCTGGCAGGACTCGGTAAAACAGTTATTTTTGATATCGAAAACGGAAAGCTCTCAATTCGCTTAGATACTCTTTTAAAAGTTTTTAAAGTTTTAAATTTAGAAATAAAGTTTCAGGGTCCTCTCATGGCTTTATTTGAGGAGAGCTTGAATGAAAAGAGCTAA